Proteins encoded within one genomic window of Phototrophicus methaneseepsis:
- the ggt gene encoding gamma-glutamyltransferase — translation MKPMNFDFVSRRSMVTGRRGMVAASNPLAAQAGLNILRQGGNAADAAIATAAMMNVTAPASTGIGGDCFALYYDAKSGQVTALNGSGRAPAELSIDYLGEQGITGELPARSVHAVTVPGAAMGWHDLITRYGRMTLADVLQDAIYYASEGYPVTPVFGASWQASEQLLKNGPNTEDYLPQGKAPQVGQVVTLPGLASTLRAVAEGGPQAFYESPVADAIVETLQAQGGLMTKEDLKKHTSTWGDPISVDYRGVTVVEHPPNGQGLAALMALKIAEAWDLASMDNLSPEKLHLMVEAMRLGFADARQYIADPDVSPVPVDALLSESYAAQRRAMVSADAAMQPPGYGTPPDSSNTIYLCVVDGDGNACSFINSLYMGFGSGIVAKGTGVFLQNRGANFVLDPTHPNALAGGKRPYHTIIPGMLLKDGAFHATFGVMGGFMQPQGHFQVVNALIDDDINPQEALDRPRWCLTAGTDDSTLALEEGIPVKTMARLAELGHRVQPISGRGRGLFGSGQIIIRDQKSGALFGGSDPRKDGLVAGY, via the coding sequence ATGAAACCGATGAATTTTGATTTCGTCTCTCGGCGCAGTATGGTCACGGGACGGCGTGGTATGGTGGCAGCAAGTAACCCATTGGCCGCTCAGGCTGGCCTGAACATCTTACGCCAGGGTGGCAATGCCGCCGACGCTGCTATTGCGACTGCCGCCATGATGAACGTGACCGCACCCGCCAGCACAGGGATCGGCGGGGATTGCTTCGCCCTGTATTACGACGCTAAGAGTGGGCAGGTCACGGCCTTAAATGGTAGCGGGCGCGCCCCGGCAGAGCTCAGCATTGATTATCTCGGAGAGCAGGGCATCACGGGCGAGTTGCCCGCAAGAAGCGTCCATGCTGTGACAGTACCCGGTGCAGCCATGGGCTGGCACGATCTCATAACGCGTTATGGACGTATGACACTAGCCGACGTGCTGCAAGATGCCATCTACTATGCTTCTGAAGGCTACCCGGTGACGCCCGTCTTTGGCGCTAGTTGGCAAGCCAGCGAGCAATTATTGAAGAATGGCCCCAATACGGAAGACTATCTACCTCAGGGCAAAGCGCCACAGGTCGGCCAGGTGGTGACGCTGCCAGGGCTGGCGAGCACGCTGCGCGCCGTCGCGGAAGGCGGCCCACAGGCTTTTTATGAAAGCCCCGTTGCAGATGCCATCGTAGAGACGCTCCAGGCGCAGGGTGGCCTGATGACAAAAGAAGACCTCAAGAAGCACACATCCACCTGGGGCGACCCCATCAGCGTTGATTATCGCGGTGTGACCGTGGTGGAGCATCCACCGAACGGCCAGGGCCTAGCCGCACTGATGGCACTCAAAATTGCGGAAGCCTGGGACCTCGCCAGTATGGATAACCTATCGCCGGAGAAGCTGCATCTCATGGTAGAGGCCATGCGCCTGGGCTTCGCAGATGCGCGCCAATACATCGCGGATCCGGATGTTTCCCCTGTCCCGGTCGATGCCTTACTCAGTGAAAGCTACGCAGCCCAACGACGGGCAATGGTCAGCGCAGACGCCGCCATGCAGCCTCCTGGCTATGGCACCCCGCCAGATAGCTCTAACACGATTTATCTGTGCGTGGTCGATGGCGATGGCAATGCCTGCTCCTTCATCAACAGCCTGTATATGGGCTTTGGCAGCGGCATTGTCGCGAAGGGAACAGGCGTCTTCTTGCAAAATCGCGGGGCCAACTTCGTGCTGGACCCAACCCATCCGAATGCACTGGCAGGCGGCAAACGTCCCTATCACACCATCATTCCAGGGATGCTGCTGAAAGATGGCGCGTTCCATGCGACTTTCGGCGTGATGGGCGGCTTTATGCAGCCCCAGGGGCACTTCCAGGTCGTGAACGCCCTGATTGATGATGACATCAACCCGCAGGAAGCGCTCGACCGTCCGCGCTGGTGCCTGACAGCCGGAACAGACGATAGTACGCTCGCCCTGGAAGAAGGTATCCCCGTCAAGACGATGGCGCGGCTGGCAGAACTTGGGCACCGTGTGCAGCCTATTTCTGGCAGGGGACGGGGGCTATTCGGTAGTGGGCAGATTATTATTCGCGATCAGAAGAGCGGCGCGCTCTTTGGCGGCAGCGACCCACGTAAAGACGGCCTTGTCGCAGGATATTAA
- a CDS encoding bifunctional nuclease family protein — translation MIEVEVDSIRVSLTNQQRLVVLKDINDDRYLPIWIGQYEAEALTLELQNTETARPLTHDLLKQTIEHMGGKLIHILVNDVRKEIYYARLVIDMDGNTIEVDARPSDAINLAIRAKAPIFVSQAVMDRSSQRPASDIDLDNPDLDEFDEFDLPGRENEAEFELPEEPETAVDVDESRFSAFADFVNTSLDLDELDDEDQ, via the coding sequence ATGATAGAAGTAGAAGTTGACAGCATCCGGGTGAGTTTGACCAATCAACAGCGCCTTGTTGTCCTGAAAGATATTAACGATGACCGCTATTTGCCCATCTGGATTGGGCAGTACGAGGCGGAAGCGCTCACGCTGGAACTCCAAAATACGGAAACGGCACGGCCCCTGACCCATGATCTGTTGAAGCAGACCATTGAGCACATGGGCGGGAAGCTCATTCATATCCTGGTCAACGATGTGCGCAAAGAGATCTACTATGCGCGCCTCGTTATTGATATGGATGGCAACACGATTGAAGTGGATGCGCGCCCCAGCGATGCCATTAATCTGGCAATCCGGGCTAAAGCGCCGATTTTTGTCTCCCAGGCTGTGATGGACCGTTCTTCACAGCGTCCAGCTTCTGATATCGACCTGGATAACCCCGATCTTGATGAGTTCGACGAATTTGACCTGCCAGGGCGTGAAAACGAAGCTGAGTTCGAACTGCCTGAGGAACCGGAAACTGCCGTGGATGTGGATGAAAGCCGTTTCAGTGCATTCGCAGATTTCGTCAATACTTCGTTGGACCTGGACGAACTCGACGACGAAGATCAGTAA
- a CDS encoding PD40 domain-containing protein, which produces MSDKWRFVHFSSLILVCFIFAVPAFADDADTTPVLRLSPVWSPNGQQIAYMATDGIHVIGVDGENDHIITPPTGFLGWTPDSTSLLISENQYPTALELWAYPIDGSEPVQLFPEIAYINTVAYSHDGERVAISGREADDAPNMIWLVNTDGNAPVAIAELSSFALSWNEADDAIIAQTRLEDDEHRLTDATVTITATTPYEQYVEYAADDASTIQLGESTTGEPITFDYSPEESYAGLTYQVTAFRQGDEVLAEVNALVADVAYSAESQAIAYIIYCDPARVSDAFLAGEWSADEQAQIQTALYILDTATAQQTEAISCDSGSQFSLAFSPDGQTALFIQVEGDQWDLYLLDIALLETSSQALENLTR; this is translated from the coding sequence ATGTCCGACAAGTGGCGTTTTGTGCACTTCAGTTCACTGATCCTCGTATGCTTTATTTTCGCTGTGCCCGCTTTTGCCGATGATGCTGATACCACCCCCGTGCTTCGTCTCAGCCCCGTCTGGTCCCCAAATGGGCAGCAAATCGCTTACATGGCTACTGATGGCATCCACGTCATAGGGGTAGATGGCGAAAATGACCACATCATCACCCCACCAACAGGCTTCCTGGGATGGACGCCAGATAGCACAAGCCTGCTCATCTCAGAAAATCAATATCCTACCGCGCTTGAATTATGGGCCTATCCTATTGACGGCAGCGAACCCGTCCAACTCTTCCCGGAAATTGCTTACATCAACACCGTGGCCTATTCTCACGATGGCGAACGCGTCGCAATCTCCGGCAGAGAAGCCGATGACGCGCCGAATATGATCTGGCTCGTCAATACAGACGGAAACGCACCCGTCGCAATCGCGGAACTATCCAGTTTTGCCCTAAGCTGGAACGAAGCCGATGACGCAATCATCGCCCAAACCCGATTGGAAGATGACGAGCACAGGCTCACAGATGCAACAGTCACCATCACAGCCACTACGCCTTATGAGCAGTACGTCGAGTACGCTGCTGATGACGCATCGACCATTCAACTCGGAGAATCCACTACAGGTGAACCCATCACATTTGATTATTCACCGGAAGAAAGCTATGCAGGCCTTACTTACCAGGTGACGGCATTCAGGCAGGGTGATGAGGTGCTGGCAGAAGTCAATGCGCTAGTCGCTGACGTCGCTTATTCTGCCGAGAGCCAGGCCATCGCTTATATCATCTACTGTGACCCTGCTCGCGTATCCGACGCCTTTTTAGCTGGCGAATGGTCTGCTGATGAGCAGGCGCAAATCCAGACAGCGCTTTACATCCTGGATACCGCCACGGCCCAACAGACAGAAGCCATCTCCTGCGATAGCGGTTCGCAGTTCTCGCTGGCCTTCTCACCTGATGGGCAAACGGCGCTATTCATCCAGGTAGAGGGCGACCAATGGGATTTGTATTTGCTGGATATCGCCTTGCTTGAGACATCCTCACAGGCCTTGGAGAACCTGACGCGTTAG
- a CDS encoding SAM-dependent methyltransferase gives MQPLTIQPIGTVKTISPEPEGDDWSKVISELHIDDTFSAGLDGLSDWSHIVVIYSMHGSEFSPEEHLIRSPGFDLPQVGIFAQRARFHPNTLGLTAVRIMSVKDNIITVKGLDAINGSPILDIKPYAPVYDGVQDPLVPAWFIQLMQGNA, from the coding sequence ATGCAGCCCCTGACAATTCAGCCAATTGGCACCGTGAAAACTATTTCGCCAGAACCAGAAGGAGACGATTGGAGCAAGGTCATCAGCGAACTCCACATTGATGATACCTTCTCGGCAGGACTGGATGGCCTGAGCGATTGGTCCCACATCGTTGTGATTTATTCTATGCATGGCTCTGAGTTCAGCCCGGAAGAACACCTCATACGTTCCCCCGGCTTCGATCTGCCGCAGGTAGGCATCTTCGCTCAGCGTGCGCGCTTCCATCCGAACACCCTGGGCCTGACCGCTGTGCGCATCATGAGCGTGAAAGATAACATCATCACCGTGAAGGGCCTGGACGCTATCAATGGCAGCCCTATCCTGGATATTAAGCCTTATGCGCCCGTTTACGATGGCGTGCAGGATCCGTTAGTGCCGGCCTGGTTTATCCAATTGATGCAGGGGAATGCCTGA
- a CDS encoding DJ-1/PfpI family protein produces the protein MTEKRNVAIFIFEDVEILDFAGPYEAFAVCGVDDGEPLFNVYTASLDGKSLLARNGLSINPAYSIETMPQPDILLIPGGQGTRPLVGNEAIRQFIQAQQPQVEQLLSVCTGALLLADAGVLANQSATTYHTAFDLLHSIDGSISLQPGQRWVDNGQIVTSAGVSAGIDMSLYVISKLFDQATADATARHMEYEHWPLTKINE, from the coding sequence ATGACTGAAAAACGCAATGTGGCTATTTTCATCTTTGAGGATGTGGAAATACTGGATTTTGCCGGACCTTATGAAGCGTTTGCCGTCTGCGGCGTTGATGATGGTGAGCCGTTATTTAACGTCTATACAGCGAGCCTGGATGGCAAGTCGCTCCTCGCCCGCAATGGCCTGAGCATCAACCCCGCTTACAGCATTGAGACGATGCCCCAACCGGATATTCTACTGATCCCTGGTGGACAAGGGACGCGGCCTCTCGTCGGCAATGAAGCGATTCGTCAATTCATTCAGGCTCAACAACCGCAGGTAGAGCAACTGCTTTCTGTTTGTACAGGCGCCCTCTTGCTGGCCGATGCAGGCGTACTCGCCAACCAATCCGCCACCACCTATCACACTGCCTTTGATCTACTCCATAGCATTGATGGCAGCATCAGCCTGCAACCGGGCCAACGCTGGGTCGACAATGGGCAAATTGTGACATCTGCGGGTGTTTCCGCCGGGATTGATATGTCCTTATATGTCATCAGCAAGCTGTTCGACCAAGCCACAGCAGACGCAACTGCTCGCCATATGGAGTATGAACATTGGCCGCTGACAAAAATAAATGAATAA
- the dnaB gene encoding replicative DNA helicase produces MSMPLTTDPGAPFSQQAEEAVVGAVLLDPSSFVNVSAFLHSEDFFLLRHNYIWAAMSRLSERNDAIDLLTVAEELDNYSQLEAIGGQAYLIQLTNNTPTSVYAEVYGHIVERTAIRRRLMEAADQIKQLALDEEKNIDHVISDAEAQLFSVSDMQMKRDFVPMWEALSAYYDRIEELLQNQGQALGVPSGFKDLDQLLGGFQRSDLIVFAGRPGMGKTSFLLTTAMNAARVGARVAIFTMEMGVEQMVQRMVAMETGINVQKLRLAQLTAQEAARFTEAVGRISNFPIFIDDTPAMSPLEMRTKCRRLAHEHGLDLVMVDYMQLMNAGRGYENNRVQEISFISRNLKEIAREFNIPLISAAQLSRAVEQRQDKRPVLSDLRESGSIEQDSDIVMFLYRDEVYNEATEFPNQADILVSKHRNGPTGTIQLYFEKRLTKFMDASVHRVDLSDLE; encoded by the coding sequence ATGAGTATGCCTCTAACTACGGACCCCGGCGCGCCCTTTAGCCAGCAGGCTGAGGAAGCGGTTGTCGGTGCTGTTCTACTGGATCCGTCCTCGTTTGTGAATGTATCCGCTTTCCTGCATTCTGAAGATTTTTTCCTCCTGCGTCATAATTACATCTGGGCAGCGATGAGCCGCCTCAGCGAGCGAAACGACGCGATTGACCTGCTGACTGTCGCTGAAGAACTGGATAATTACAGCCAGCTAGAGGCCATTGGCGGGCAAGCCTATCTCATCCAATTGACGAATAACACGCCAACCTCCGTCTATGCGGAAGTATACGGCCATATTGTCGAGCGGACGGCTATTCGGCGGCGGCTGATGGAAGCTGCTGACCAGATTAAGCAGCTCGCCCTGGATGAAGAGAAAAATATCGATCACGTCATCTCTGATGCGGAGGCACAGCTCTTCAGCGTCAGCGATATGCAGATGAAGCGCGACTTTGTGCCGATGTGGGAAGCGCTCAGCGCCTACTATGATCGCATCGAAGAATTGCTGCAAAATCAGGGGCAGGCCCTGGGTGTACCCAGCGGCTTTAAAGACCTGGACCAGCTATTGGGTGGCTTTCAGCGGTCGGATTTGATCGTTTTTGCAGGCCGCCCAGGTATGGGTAAGACCAGTTTTTTGCTCACAACAGCGATGAACGCCGCCCGCGTGGGCGCGCGTGTCGCAATCTTCACGATGGAAATGGGCGTGGAGCAGATGGTCCAGCGTATGGTCGCTATGGAGACGGGCATCAACGTGCAGAAGCTGCGCCTGGCCCAGCTTACGGCACAGGAAGCCGCTCGCTTTACGGAAGCTGTCGGGCGCATCAGTAACTTCCCCATTTTCATTGATGATACGCCCGCTATGTCCCCGTTGGAGATGCGCACCAAATGCCGCCGCCTGGCTCATGAGCACGGCCTGGATCTCGTGATGGTCGATTATATGCAGTTGATGAACGCGGGCCGGGGTTATGAGAATAATCGTGTGCAAGAAATCAGCTTTATCAGCCGTAACCTTAAAGAGATTGCCCGCGAATTCAATATCCCTCTCATCAGCGCGGCCCAGCTATCGCGCGCGGTGGAGCAGCGCCAGGATAAGCGCCCTGTGCTGAGTGATCTACGTGAAAGTGGTAGTATTGAACAGGACTCCGACATTGTGATGTTCCTCTATCGTGATGAGGTATACAATGAAGCTACGGAGTTCCCGAATCAGGCTGATATCCTGGTGTCGAAGCATCGTAATGGCCCAACCGGGACAATCCAGCTCTATTTTGAAAAACGCCTGACCAAGTTTATGGATGCCAGCGTGCATCGGGTTGATTTGAGTGATCTTGAGTAA
- a CDS encoding muramidase family protein, producing MPKRVFGFIGMLAMILLAAGCYQQAAEDFETIDSQNVQPTNSSDVVIIDPNSSDAEGDTTPEEDIIISDMELTATAIFSEPTSTADMVDAIVPTTPAPDAPNATATIRIIEPAGGTTPTQLGGDGDGALVPTATRVTVVTPGVDTQIDFPTATDAVGGSTGSTGASDLDATPTGIAEVGDASCTYVIQSGDTLFRIAINDERFSLEELLAANDLAENAIIQPGQELVLPNCVSSSTTTTTDETVSQPTVVAPTGSTIHVVASGETLFVIAQNYGITMDDIIAANDLPNPDNLSIGQELIIPQG from the coding sequence ATGCCAAAAAGAGTATTCGGATTCATTGGGATGTTGGCGATGATTTTGTTGGCAGCGGGCTGCTACCAACAGGCTGCTGAAGATTTCGAGACAATTGATAGCCAGAATGTGCAGCCAACGAATAGTTCCGATGTCGTGATCATTGATCCCAATAGCAGCGATGCTGAGGGCGATACCACGCCAGAAGAAGACATTATCATTAGCGATATGGAACTGACGGCGACGGCGATCTTCTCTGAGCCTACAAGCACGGCGGATATGGTTGACGCTATTGTGCCGACGACGCCCGCGCCAGATGCGCCAAACGCGACAGCCACTATCCGCATTATTGAGCCTGCTGGTGGGACGACCCCAACCCAATTGGGTGGTGACGGAGATGGGGCTTTGGTGCCGACTGCGACACGCGTCACGGTTGTAACGCCAGGTGTCGATACGCAGATTGACTTCCCCACAGCGACGGACGCCGTCGGCGGGAGTACAGGCAGTACAGGGGCCAGCGATCTTGATGCGACCCCAACGGGTATTGCTGAGGTTGGCGATGCTTCCTGCACCTATGTCATTCAATCAGGGGATACGCTCTTCCGTATTGCTATCAACGATGAACGCTTCTCATTAGAAGAGTTGTTAGCGGCAAACGACCTCGCGGAAAATGCGATTATTCAGCCTGGGCAAGAACTCGTCCTGCCGAACTGTGTCTCCTCAAGCACCACAACAACAACAGACGAAACAGTCAGCCAGCCGACCGTCGTCGCACCAACGGGCAGCACGATACACGTTGTTGCTTCTGGGGAAACGCTGTTCGTGATCGCGCAGAATTATGGCATTACCATGGATGATATCATTGCTGCGAATGACCTCCCGAACCCAGACAATCTTTCCATTGGGCAGGAACTCATTATCCCACAGGGCTAG
- a CDS encoding metal-dependent hydrolase family protein: MTTFIHNGTLIDGTGAQPVANGGLLVDDGKINQVGVIQAPAGTERIDAQGGYILPGFIDTHVHIMTEIAPLQQRASTPFSMMFYQALRNMRRTLDVGITSVRDAGGADLGVKKSVETGLIQGPRMQISITILGITGGHTDGWNPSGLNTSLFPVYPGNPSGICDGVPEVRKKVREVLRAGAEVIKICSTGGVMSPTDHPNFTQFSEEELAVIVQEGHYRNGVKVMAHAQGREGILNAVKAGIHSIEHGIYLDDEIIDLMLEKGTFLVPTLLAPLAVLEIGEATGTMPAYAIEKSKEVIEAHTESIAQAYRAGVKIAMGTDAGVMPHGTNLRELNLMHQIGMTPMETIVATTKTAAECLGWDDRIGTLEKGKFADVIITKTNPLEDLKSLEDPKNILFVMQGGKVVKDIRA; encoded by the coding sequence ATGACAACCTTCATTCATAATGGAACCCTGATCGATGGTACAGGCGCTCAGCCTGTCGCCAACGGGGGTTTACTTGTAGACGATGGAAAGATTAACCAGGTTGGTGTGATCCAGGCACCAGCAGGCACAGAACGCATTGATGCCCAGGGAGGCTATATTCTCCCCGGCTTTATTGATACACATGTTCACATAATGACGGAAATCGCCCCCCTGCAACAGCGTGCCAGCACACCCTTCTCCATGATGTTCTATCAAGCCCTGCGCAATATGCGCCGGACGCTCGATGTGGGGATTACGAGCGTACGCGATGCTGGCGGCGCAGATCTCGGCGTCAAAAAGTCGGTAGAAACAGGCTTGATCCAGGGACCCCGCATGCAGATTAGCATCACAATCCTGGGCATTACGGGCGGTCACACAGACGGGTGGAATCCTTCCGGCCTGAATACATCGCTGTTCCCGGTTTATCCAGGCAACCCCAGCGGCATCTGTGATGGTGTGCCAGAAGTACGTAAGAAAGTGCGCGAAGTGCTGCGCGCGGGTGCTGAGGTCATCAAGATTTGCTCTACGGGCGGCGTCATGAGCCCAACCGACCACCCTAACTTCACCCAATTCAGCGAAGAAGAATTGGCCGTCATCGTCCAGGAAGGCCACTATCGCAACGGGGTGAAGGTCATGGCCCATGCCCAGGGGCGTGAAGGCATCCTGAATGCCGTTAAAGCAGGCATTCACTCTATTGAGCATGGCATTTACCTGGATGATGAAATCATTGACCTGATGCTGGAAAAAGGGACGTTCCTGGTGCCAACGCTCTTGGCACCGCTGGCCGTACTGGAAATTGGCGAAGCAACCGGCACGATGCCAGCTTATGCCATTGAAAAATCAAAAGAGGTCATTGAAGCACATACAGAGAGCATTGCTCAGGCGTACCGCGCTGGTGTGAAGATCGCTATGGGGACGGATGCCGGCGTGATGCCACATGGCACGAATCTGCGCGAACTGAACCTCATGCACCAGATCGGCATGACGCCGATGGAGACCATTGTCGCAACAACCAAGACCGCCGCTGAGTGCCTGGGCTGGGATGATCGCATTGGCACGCTGGAAAAAGGCAAATTCGCGGACGTTATCATTACCAAGACGAACCCACTAGAAGACCTGAAAAGCCTGGAAGACCCAAAAAATATCCTCTTTGTGATGCAAGGTGGCAAGGTCGTCAAGGACATTCGCGCTTAG
- a CDS encoding PhzF family phenazine biosynthesis protein yields MPQHTYHLLDVFTTEPFGGNPLAVFPQADEIDPALMQKLANELNLSETVFILPPQDAAHTYRLRIFTPGMELPMAGHPTIGTGSLLAHLGMVPLDTDPVAMTVEEGVGSIPLTLYPGDPVRVAMRQPLPTFGDIITDREHTAALLSLTADDLADELPIQTVSTGVPFVYVPLRTLDAAQRIQFREDIWQQSPIFNGKHIYTFTLETSQPDATVHSRMFAPAMKISEDPATGAACGPLGAYLVTYGLAQDGIIHNEQGVEMGRPSRIDIHISRDGDAITHVEISGSSVYMGMGTLYLP; encoded by the coding sequence ATGCCACAACACACTTATCACCTGCTTGATGTCTTTACAACAGAGCCGTTTGGCGGCAACCCGCTAGCCGTCTTCCCTCAGGCTGATGAAATCGACCCGGCGCTGATGCAGAAGCTCGCCAATGAACTGAACCTCTCCGAAACGGTGTTCATCCTGCCACCACAAGATGCCGCCCATACCTATCGACTGCGCATCTTCACACCCGGCATGGAACTACCCATGGCCGGGCATCCAACGATTGGCACAGGGTCCTTACTGGCACATTTAGGCATGGTGCCCCTGGATACGGACCCCGTCGCCATGACCGTGGAAGAAGGCGTCGGCTCCATCCCGCTGACGCTCTATCCTGGTGACCCGGTCCGCGTGGCAATGCGTCAACCGCTGCCGACCTTCGGCGATATCATTACAGACCGCGAGCATACAGCCGCCCTACTCAGCCTGACCGCTGATGATCTGGCTGATGAACTGCCCATACAGACCGTCTCTACAGGTGTCCCATTTGTCTATGTGCCATTGCGCACACTTGACGCAGCCCAGCGCATTCAATTCCGAGAAGACATCTGGCAGCAAAGCCCCATCTTCAACGGCAAGCATATCTATACATTCACCCTAGAAACGTCTCAGCCAGATGCCACCGTACACAGCCGCATGTTCGCCCCGGCGATGAAAATCTCGGAGGACCCGGCGACAGGTGCAGCCTGTGGGCCGCTGGGCGCTTACCTCGTGACATATGGCCTTGCCCAGGATGGCATCATTCACAATGAACAGGGTGTTGAAATGGGCCGCCCAAGCCGCATCGACATCCATATTAGCCGCGATGGCGATGCCATCACCCATGTCGAAATCAGCGGCAGCAGCGTTTATATGGGAATGGGCACCCTCTACCTGCCTTAG
- a CDS encoding DnaD domain-containing protein — protein MSEPFKGFNASKDNVIRVHAQFFTELLPQIDDMAELKLTLYCYHVLHQIDGAYRYLHYSDFRENGAFMGMLEATAPDKDPDELLDETIMKALSRGTLLYVAVELETGPEALYFMNTDKGREAIDQLKSGNWQPDRVRAVEVLPPRLNAFALYEANIGPLTPRIKDEIVDAEEEFSAAWVEDAINQAVQQNVRKWSYVRAVLKRWQQEGKRQDERLSGSGLEDGKRYATGKYADFIDS, from the coding sequence ATGAGCGAGCCATTCAAAGGCTTTAACGCCAGCAAAGATAATGTCATACGCGTTCATGCCCAGTTTTTTACCGAGCTGCTGCCGCAGATTGATGACATGGCTGAGCTAAAACTCACGTTGTATTGCTATCATGTGCTGCATCAGATTGATGGGGCTTATCGCTATTTGCATTACAGCGACTTCCGCGAAAATGGGGCTTTTATGGGTATGCTGGAAGCAACTGCCCCTGATAAAGACCCGGATGAACTGCTGGACGAGACGATTATGAAGGCGCTCTCTCGTGGGACGCTGCTATACGTTGCTGTGGAGTTGGAAACAGGGCCAGAAGCGCTCTATTTCATGAATACGGATAAGGGCCGAGAAGCCATCGACCAATTGAAATCAGGCAATTGGCAACCGGACCGCGTGCGTGCTGTGGAAGTACTGCCGCCGCGCTTGAATGCGTTTGCCCTGTACGAGGCGAATATCGGCCCACTGACGCCACGTATCAAAGACGAAATTGTGGATGCTGAAGAAGAATTTTCAGCGGCCTGGGTCGAGGATGCGATTAATCAGGCTGTCCAGCAAAACGTACGCAAGTGGAGTTATGTCCGTGCTGTTTTAAAGCGCTGGCAGCAAGAAGGGAAGCGACAGGATGAAAGACTTTCGGGATCTGGCCTCGAAGATGGCAAGCGCTATGCAACCGGAAAATATGCCGACTTCATCGATTCATGA